A window of Pirellula sp. SH-Sr6A contains these coding sequences:
- a CDS encoding ABC transporter ATP-binding protein translates to MSALIARNISKFYPTPAEDLVILEHVDLTLEAGQNAAIIGPSGSGKSTLLQILGVLDRPTSGTLSIRDQDPFALSETAQARFRNDHIGFVFQDHHLLPQWNVLENTLLPGLAQGRPDAAMRQRAHYLLERVGLQDRLHHLPSQLSGGERERVAVARALLRKPLLVLADEPTGNLDEENAAKISDLLLAMPREENAILIVVTHSMELARKMERCFELKQKKLQPKSF, encoded by the coding sequence ATGAGTGCACTGATCGCTCGAAATATCTCCAAGTTCTATCCAACACCGGCAGAAGACCTCGTTATCCTCGAGCATGTCGACCTCACCTTAGAAGCCGGTCAAAATGCAGCCATCATCGGACCCAGTGGTTCGGGCAAGTCGACGCTCCTCCAAATCCTCGGAGTTCTCGACCGCCCAACCAGCGGGACCCTTTCGATTCGGGATCAAGATCCGTTTGCTCTCTCGGAAACCGCACAAGCTCGCTTTCGTAACGATCACATTGGTTTCGTCTTCCAAGACCATCATCTTCTTCCGCAGTGGAACGTGCTTGAAAACACCTTGCTTCCTGGTTTAGCGCAGGGGAGACCAGATGCCGCGATGCGCCAGCGCGCTCACTACCTTCTCGAAAGGGTTGGGCTACAAGATCGATTGCATCATTTGCCAAGCCAATTATCGGGCGGTGAGAGAGAAAGAGTTGCGGTGGCTCGAGCGCTTCTTCGCAAGCCTCTATTGGTCCTCGCGGACGAACCGACAGGGAATCTGGACGAAGAGAACGCGGCCAAGATATCGGACCTCCTCCTCGCGATGCCTCGCGAAGAGAACGCCATCTTGATCGTGGTTACCCACTCCATGGAATTGGCCCGCAAGATGGAACGCTGCTTTGAGCTCAAGCAAAAAAAGCTTCAGCCGAAATCGTTTTAA
- a CDS encoding sulfatase — protein MRIATLLACWFGYLSACLASSIASAAEVRSPNIVVIFIDDMGYADIGPFGAQGVVTPHLDRMAKEGRKFTDFIVPTAVCSASRVALLTGCIHERVGIRGALGPQAKIGISSSETTMAEICKSKGYATACFGKWHLGHHAPFLPTRHGFDVYYGLPYSNDMWPFHPEDIAARKTNPARKPNYPNLPMFEGEAIVDAEVTAEDQKRMTRDYTQRAVQFITANSQQPFFLYLPHNMVHVPLYSSEDFEGKGAGPFVDAVREVDWSVGEILKTLDELHLSENTLVVFTSDNGPWLSYGSHAGSAGPLREGKGTSWEGGIRVPAIMRWPGKIPSGTQSDELMSTIDLLPTIASLIGASLPSHKIDGQDMTLTMTRTDLKPPPDGIGDRTIPIYYADGQLQALRSDRWKMVFPHTYRSLGDRQGKSDGTPIAYLNESVESTELYDLVSDIGEKNNVAARHPEIVQQLERLAEEWRADLGDSLQKKKGSGVRPVGKLE, from the coding sequence ATGCGAATTGCGACTCTCCTAGCATGTTGGTTTGGTTACTTATCGGCATGTCTCGCATCGAGCATTGCGTCTGCAGCGGAGGTTCGATCTCCGAACATCGTTGTGATCTTCATCGATGATATGGGTTACGCCGACATCGGCCCCTTCGGTGCACAAGGTGTCGTGACTCCCCACCTGGATCGAATGGCGAAGGAGGGACGCAAGTTCACGGACTTCATTGTCCCAACTGCTGTCTGTTCGGCATCGCGCGTCGCACTGCTCACCGGTTGTATTCACGAACGGGTCGGAATTCGTGGAGCGTTGGGACCGCAAGCGAAAATCGGTATCTCTTCATCGGAAACGACCATGGCAGAGATCTGCAAGTCGAAGGGATACGCTACTGCGTGCTTCGGCAAATGGCATCTGGGCCATCATGCTCCATTCCTACCTACACGCCATGGGTTTGATGTCTACTACGGCCTACCCTACAGCAACGACATGTGGCCCTTTCATCCCGAGGACATTGCTGCAAGGAAAACAAATCCAGCTCGCAAGCCAAACTATCCCAATTTGCCGATGTTCGAAGGCGAAGCAATCGTCGATGCCGAAGTCACCGCAGAAGATCAAAAGCGAATGACGCGAGATTACACGCAGCGCGCCGTTCAGTTCATCACGGCGAACTCGCAACAGCCCTTCTTCCTCTACTTGCCACACAACATGGTGCATGTACCCCTTTACAGCTCCGAGGACTTTGAAGGGAAGGGGGCCGGACCCTTCGTGGATGCCGTTCGCGAGGTGGACTGGTCCGTAGGAGAGATCCTGAAAACGCTGGATGAACTCCACCTCAGCGAGAACACTCTGGTCGTATTCACATCCGACAATGGCCCTTGGTTGAGCTATGGATCCCATGCAGGTTCCGCCGGTCCTTTGCGGGAAGGGAAAGGGACATCCTGGGAAGGAGGGATTCGCGTCCCCGCCATCATGCGTTGGCCAGGTAAGATACCCTCCGGGACGCAAAGCGATGAATTGATGTCCACCATCGACCTTCTCCCTACAATCGCCTCTCTGATCGGAGCCTCCCTTCCCTCGCACAAAATCGACGGGCAGGACATGACCCTAACCATGACCCGCACCGATCTCAAACCCCCACCTGACGGAATCGGGGACCGGACCATTCCCATTTATTACGCCGATGGCCAGCTGCAAGCTTTGAGGAGCGATCGCTGGAAAATGGTCTTCCCTCATACCTATCGATCCTTGGGAGACCGACAAGGTAAATCGGACGGGACACCCATCGCCTACCTAAACGAATCGGTCGAATCGACCGAACTCTATGACCTCGTTTCCGACATCGGCGAAAAGAACAATGTTGCGGCCCGACACCCGGAAATCGTCCAGCAATTGGAACGTCTAGCTGAGGAATGGAGAGCGGATCTGGGAGATTCGCTCCAAAAGAAAAAAGGCAGCGGGGTGCGTCCTGTGGGCAAACTGGAATAA
- a CDS encoding mannose-1-phosphate guanylyltransferase, whose product MLHAVIMAGGSGTRFWPASRQIKPKQLLKMGGARTMLQTTFDRLNGLVSSEHVLVLTNQQLTDAVVAQLPDLPVEHIVGEPCKRDTAPCIGVAASLVQAADKDGIMVVMPSDHVIEPRSEFHRAIKAGVKLIEQDPSRIVTFGIRPTYAAESFGYIQRGAGIDSVPGIAAFSVERFREKPNRATAEEYMAAGTFYWNSGIFLWKASTILEALESFEPEIYNHIENIAKGIGTKDFQTVFATEFAKIQGKSIDFAVMERHQNVCVIEAPFAWDDVGSWQAIARLIKPDGQGNAVDGPYLPIDSSNMIIRSEADHLIVTIGMKDTIVVHTQDATLVAPKEEEERVRDVVKQLTELGHQQYL is encoded by the coding sequence ATGCTGCATGCAGTGATCATGGCAGGTGGTTCGGGGACCCGTTTCTGGCCTGCGAGTCGGCAGATCAAACCCAAGCAGCTGTTGAAGATGGGGGGGGCACGAACCATGCTTCAAACGACTTTCGATCGTTTGAATGGATTGGTTTCCAGCGAACACGTCTTGGTTCTAACCAACCAACAACTCACCGACGCAGTCGTTGCGCAGCTGCCCGATCTTCCTGTTGAACATATCGTGGGCGAACCGTGCAAAAGGGATACCGCACCCTGCATCGGTGTCGCCGCGTCGCTTGTCCAAGCCGCTGACAAAGACGGCATCATGGTCGTGATGCCATCCGATCATGTGATCGAACCTCGCTCCGAGTTCCACCGCGCTATCAAAGCCGGGGTCAAATTGATCGAACAAGATCCATCGCGCATCGTTACCTTCGGCATTCGACCGACCTACGCCGCAGAATCGTTCGGATACATCCAACGAGGCGCTGGGATCGATAGCGTTCCGGGAATCGCCGCTTTCTCCGTCGAACGGTTTCGCGAAAAACCCAATCGGGCAACTGCAGAAGAGTACATGGCCGCCGGCACCTTTTACTGGAACAGCGGTATCTTCCTCTGGAAAGCATCGACCATCCTCGAAGCGCTGGAGTCGTTCGAACCCGAGATTTACAACCACATCGAAAACATCGCGAAAGGCATCGGTACCAAAGATTTCCAAACCGTCTTCGCGACCGAATTCGCCAAAATCCAGGGCAAGTCGATCGATTTCGCCGTCATGGAACGCCACCAGAACGTTTGCGTCATCGAAGCTCCCTTCGCATGGGACGACGTCGGAAGTTGGCAGGCGATCGCACGCTTGATCAAACCGGATGGACAAGGCAACGCGGTCGATGGTCCCTATCTACCGATCGACTCCTCCAACATGATCATTCGCAGCGAAGCCGATCACCTGATTGTGACCATCGGCATGAAGGACACCATTGTCGTCCATACCCAAGACGCCACCCTCGTTGCCCCCAAGGAAGAGGAAGAACGCGTGAGGGATGTGGTGAAACAATTGACTGAGCTCGGACATCAGCAATACCTGTAA
- a CDS encoding UTP--glucose-1-phosphate uridylyltransferase — MMQLEWESLKERLQSFCQDQLLAHLQSLSDPDRIRLQEEISAIDFDELRRTIEGQGQSVDWHALASRAMPPDAIRLNESASVQRAAYDAGEKAIRDGKVAMILVAGGQGTRLGFDKPKGMFRIGPVSHRSLFAMHADSLRGAMKKFGVSIPLLIMTSPATDAETREYFESHHWLGLSKDHVTIFQQGTMPAVDRETGAVLLESPGRIAMSPDGHGGIVKALRTHGILDACRAEGIEYFFYAQVDNPLVTACDPTLLGHHILAGSQMTTQVVQKRFATEKVGNVVSIDGKTQIIEYSDLPSELAEQTNEDGSLRLWAGNIAVHVMDRTFLERCSQDPDSLPIHLANKAVPYLDPSGQIVRPTSPNAIKLERFVFDLLPRASRAIVVEGDAKDVFAPVKNADGAPTDTPASAKQAISDRAKRWLAEAGVECTPECLVEIHPMWAWDADDVKSKIQSQGTIHSDTYFA, encoded by the coding sequence ATGATGCAGCTCGAATGGGAATCCCTCAAGGAACGATTGCAATCGTTCTGCCAAGACCAGCTCCTCGCTCACCTGCAATCGCTTTCCGATCCCGATCGGATTCGCTTGCAGGAGGAAATATCCGCAATCGACTTTGACGAATTGCGCCGTACGATCGAGGGACAAGGCCAAAGCGTCGACTGGCATGCCCTGGCCTCCCGGGCCATGCCGCCCGATGCGATTCGATTGAACGAATCTGCTTCGGTGCAGCGAGCTGCTTATGATGCGGGTGAGAAGGCGATTCGCGACGGAAAGGTCGCGATGATCCTCGTCGCAGGCGGACAAGGTACCCGCCTGGGGTTCGACAAACCAAAGGGAATGTTCCGAATCGGTCCGGTTTCCCATCGCAGTCTCTTTGCGATGCATGCGGATTCCCTTCGAGGCGCCATGAAGAAGTTTGGAGTTTCCATCCCGCTTCTCATCATGACTAGCCCCGCGACCGACGCAGAGACCCGCGAGTACTTCGAATCCCACCATTGGCTGGGGCTTTCCAAAGACCATGTAACGATCTTCCAGCAGGGAACCATGCCGGCGGTCGATCGCGAAACGGGTGCAGTTCTATTGGAATCCCCCGGTCGCATTGCGATGAGTCCCGATGGCCACGGCGGTATCGTCAAAGCATTGAGAACTCACGGCATTCTCGATGCGTGCCGAGCCGAAGGCATCGAGTATTTCTTTTACGCGCAAGTCGACAATCCACTTGTTACTGCATGCGACCCCACGCTTCTCGGACATCACATTCTGGCAGGGTCGCAGATGACGACCCAGGTCGTTCAGAAGCGGTTCGCAACCGAGAAAGTTGGAAACGTCGTCTCGATCGACGGAAAAACACAAATCATCGAGTACAGCGATCTTCCCTCCGAATTGGCCGAGCAAACCAACGAAGATGGATCCCTCCGACTCTGGGCGGGCAATATTGCGGTTCATGTGATGGATCGAACATTTCTGGAGAGGTGCAGCCAAGATCCTGATTCCCTTCCAATTCACCTCGCCAACAAAGCGGTCCCTTACCTTGATCCATCGGGCCAAATCGTTCGTCCCACCTCTCCCAATGCGATCAAATTAGAACGATTTGTATTCGATCTTTTGCCGAGGGCCTCGAGAGCGATTGTCGTCGAGGGGGACGCAAAGGATGTCTTTGCTCCTGTAAAGAACGCTGACGGAGCCCCGACCGACACTCCCGCGTCTGCCAAACAAGCCATCAGCGATCGAGCCAAGAGATGGCTTGCCGAGGCTGGGGTAGAATGCACCCCGGAGTGTCTGGTAGAAATTCATCCTATGTGGGCTTGGGATGCCGATGACGTCAAATCCAAGATCCAATCCCAAGGAACCATTCATTCGGACACCTATTTCGCGTGA
- a CDS encoding FKBP-type peptidyl-prolyl cis-trans isomerase has translation MCWKIKLVGLFMIGMGTVASAQEPIGGQTQAPAPIVAGNPPAANASKADCSYFLGFDFGSGLASRKMTEQDIDAKELLAGLVDALASKKPRLSEKDMDSVVATLNSLIQKKLMEVAKANLDKSNKYLEANKTKEGVQTLKSGLQYQVLATGTGKQPTVADTVMVHYEGKLTDGTVFDSSIARGEPAKFPVGRVVPGFAEALQRMKVGDKWLVTIPPGLGYGEQGGPGGSIGPNEVLIFQLELLDVLK, from the coding sequence ATGTGTTGGAAAATAAAGCTCGTTGGCCTTTTCATGATCGGTATGGGGACCGTGGCATCAGCTCAAGAACCAATAGGCGGACAAACTCAAGCTCCAGCTCCGATCGTCGCGGGTAATCCCCCCGCTGCGAATGCCTCCAAGGCCGATTGCAGCTACTTCCTCGGCTTCGATTTCGGATCAGGTTTGGCCAGTCGGAAGATGACCGAACAGGACATCGATGCCAAGGAACTGCTCGCCGGTTTGGTCGATGCATTGGCTAGCAAGAAACCTCGATTGAGCGAAAAGGACATGGATAGTGTCGTCGCCACCCTCAACAGCTTGATCCAAAAGAAATTGATGGAAGTAGCCAAGGCCAACCTGGATAAATCCAATAAGTATTTGGAAGCGAACAAGACCAAGGAAGGCGTCCAGACCCTCAAGTCTGGTCTGCAATACCAAGTCCTCGCGACCGGCACCGGCAAACAACCGACCGTCGCGGATACGGTCATGGTCCACTACGAAGGCAAGTTGACCGATGGAACCGTGTTCGATTCGTCGATCGCACGGGGTGAGCCTGCCAAGTTCCCTGTGGGCCGTGTCGTCCCGGGCTTCGCCGAAGCGCTCCAGCGCATGAAGGTCGGAGACAAATGGTTGGTCACGATTCCACCAGGACTCGGCTATGGCGAGCAAGGAGGACCAGGTGGTTCGATCGGTCCGAACGAAGTCTTGATTTTCCAATTGGAACTGCTCGACGTTCTGAAGTAA
- a CDS encoding zinc-dependent alcohol dehydrogenase, whose translation MKALLLQEYKKLAVVDLPQPECGPEDLLVQVKACGICGSDIHGFDGSSGRRIPPLVMGHEAAGIVVEVGSAVRGFSVGDRVTFDSTVSCGKCHFCRAGSINLCENRQVLGVACNEFRRQGAFAQFVTVPQHIAYPIPESLPFEHAAMIEAVSIAVHATNRTPKHLGGSVVVVGAGMIGLLCIQTLKLAGFAKIIAIDLEDEKLQLALKLGATHSVNPKKEDPVARVMQWTNGRGADASMEVVGAKPTVSTCFQVVRRGGSVTLVGNLTPAVELPLQTVVTRELSVFGSCASNGEIPQCIELLSSGAIQVQPLITATASLEEVPQWFDRLYAGEKGAMKVIVTPNR comes from the coding sequence TTGAAAGCCTTACTGCTGCAAGAGTACAAGAAACTCGCCGTTGTCGACCTTCCTCAACCGGAATGCGGTCCTGAGGACCTTTTGGTACAAGTCAAAGCGTGTGGGATTTGCGGCAGCGACATCCATGGTTTTGATGGCAGCTCGGGACGGCGTATTCCTCCTCTGGTGATGGGGCATGAAGCAGCAGGAATCGTCGTGGAAGTCGGTTCAGCGGTGCGTGGATTTTCCGTCGGCGATCGCGTGACCTTTGACTCCACCGTCTCGTGTGGGAAATGCCATTTCTGCCGCGCGGGCTCGATCAACTTGTGCGAGAACCGACAAGTCCTCGGGGTGGCTTGCAACGAGTTCCGCAGGCAAGGTGCATTTGCACAATTCGTCACGGTACCACAGCACATTGCTTACCCGATTCCCGAATCGCTCCCTTTTGAACACGCCGCCATGATCGAAGCGGTCTCGATCGCCGTCCACGCGACGAACCGCACACCCAAGCATCTCGGGGGATCGGTAGTGGTTGTCGGTGCAGGCATGATCGGACTGCTTTGTATTCAAACACTGAAGCTTGCGGGCTTTGCCAAGATCATCGCTATCGATTTGGAGGACGAAAAGCTGCAACTGGCGTTGAAGTTGGGTGCGACCCACTCGGTCAATCCGAAAAAAGAGGATCCAGTTGCACGCGTCATGCAGTGGACCAACGGACGAGGTGCCGACGCGAGCATGGAAGTCGTCGGTGCAAAACCTACTGTCAGCACTTGTTTTCAAGTCGTGCGGCGCGGAGGATCGGTGACGTTGGTTGGAAATCTAACTCCTGCTGTGGAACTGCCTCTTCAGACTGTTGTCACACGCGAACTCTCGGTCTTCGGATCCTGTGCCTCGAACGGCGAAATACCTCAGTGCATTGAGTTGTTATCCTCTGGGGCGATCCAAGTGCAGCCATTGATCACCGCGACGGCATCGCTCGAGGAAGTGCCTCAATGGTTCGATCGGCTCTATGCGGGTGAGAAGGGGGCGATGAAGGTCATCGTCACGCCCAATCGCTAA
- a CDS encoding nicotinate-nucleotide--dimethylbenzimidazole phosphoribosyltransferase has protein sequence MSLKSAQIQSHLDSLAKSHGALGRWEELAAHLCRIEQSTAPEIRPAELLVFAADHGFALSGIGDAARGMTTVMMEQMAIGGTVAAVVAESYGIDRRVVDVGAARPARISHPKLANRSVRMGTDDISHAPAMSLSELRESWKIGMDEARMAQLRGSKVLILGAMGTGGELVASCLARLLADAPLDSVWDTESTPLFSEPAAARSLIESATDRVLQRSGYEIDDAGLAEVCGLEIIAMAGAIAQAAKQRQVVLLDGVVSTSAALIAERMVPGSVGSMIAAGRSGTRIHDLMLEKLGLSPYLNWNIRQDEGSNALALYPLLLGAAAWCRKTIPTSELIFPNP, from the coding sequence ATGTCATTGAAGTCGGCACAAATCCAATCTCATCTCGATTCCCTTGCGAAATCACACGGAGCGTTGGGACGATGGGAAGAGTTAGCTGCCCACCTTTGTCGAATAGAACAATCCACTGCACCTGAGATCCGACCTGCAGAGTTGTTGGTCTTTGCCGCCGATCACGGTTTTGCCTTGTCCGGAATCGGTGACGCGGCGCGCGGCATGACAACGGTGATGATGGAGCAGATGGCGATCGGGGGAACGGTCGCGGCAGTCGTCGCCGAGTCGTACGGAATCGATCGTCGGGTGGTCGACGTCGGAGCAGCTCGGCCAGCGCGCATCTCCCACCCGAAGCTTGCAAACCGCTCGGTTCGAATGGGAACCGACGATATTTCTCACGCTCCCGCCATGTCTCTCTCCGAGCTTCGCGAGAGTTGGAAGATTGGCATGGATGAGGCCCGAATGGCCCAGCTTCGAGGGTCCAAGGTTTTGATTCTTGGCGCGATGGGTACCGGAGGAGAACTCGTCGCAAGCTGCTTGGCTAGGCTGTTGGCAGACGCGCCGCTCGATTCGGTTTGGGATACGGAATCCACCCCACTGTTCTCGGAGCCCGCCGCCGCAAGAAGCTTGATCGAGTCCGCGACGGATCGCGTTTTGCAGCGGAGCGGGTATGAGATCGATGACGCAGGGCTCGCAGAAGTCTGTGGTCTGGAGATCATCGCGATGGCTGGCGCGATCGCGCAGGCGGCCAAACAACGGCAAGTCGTCTTGCTGGATGGAGTCGTTTCGACCTCGGCGGCTTTGATCGCCGAACGTATGGTCCCTGGTTCCGTTGGCTCGATGATCGCAGCGGGGCGTTCCGGCACTCGAATCCACGACCTTATGCTTGAAAAGCTGGGGCTCTCACCCTATTTGAATTGGAATATCCGGCAGGACGAAGGATCGAATGCACTCGCCCTTTACCCGCTGCTGCTCGGTGCGGCCGCTTGGTGCCGCAAGACAATTCCGACGAGCGAATTGATATTCCCCAATCCTTGA
- a CDS encoding CpaE family protein, whose translation MSNVLRLAIVDPNDHSREKLKSMLLGMDIVWLDAECSRYEFFADVVEQSHPDAAMICLDGGPDRALALMDKLRMSAPDCLIFAVSSSTDGQMILKSIRSGAREFLPLPIDVEELYSALERALQSKYGSGDSKARGCKVIAVSGATGGVGCTSIAVNIGCNLARKPENSVALVDLDLALGDADVFLDSIPDYSLVDVTENVSRLDFQLLRKSLTKHSSGLYLLPRPVQLQDLDLINPDSLRRVFGLLRASFSHVVIDMSKAFSHVDLTALEMSNEIVLMVQLDLPCLRNMVRLLMSLQQMESIRDKIKVVVNRAGLESGQISLKKAKETIGREVFFQIPNDYRTMVEMRNNGQPLIEQAPKALITQAVMQLTELLDSGVITSTEEATKGTIDKGIASGWKNFWPGRSAAKAK comes from the coding sequence ATGAGCAATGTTTTACGGTTAGCGATTGTCGATCCCAACGACCATTCTCGCGAGAAGCTGAAATCGATGCTCCTCGGGATGGACATTGTCTGGCTGGATGCAGAATGCTCTCGCTATGAGTTCTTTGCGGATGTCGTCGAACAGTCGCACCCCGATGCAGCAATGATCTGCCTCGATGGGGGGCCAGATCGGGCACTCGCTTTGATGGACAAGCTTCGGATGTCGGCCCCGGACTGTTTGATCTTCGCCGTGTCATCCAGCACCGACGGTCAGATGATTCTGAAATCCATTCGGTCGGGGGCTCGCGAATTCCTACCGCTGCCCATCGATGTGGAGGAGCTGTACTCGGCTCTTGAACGCGCGTTGCAATCGAAGTACGGGAGCGGGGATAGCAAAGCGCGTGGCTGCAAAGTAATCGCGGTTTCCGGGGCAACCGGTGGCGTCGGCTGCACATCGATCGCCGTCAATATCGGTTGCAATTTGGCTCGCAAACCCGAAAACTCTGTGGCTCTCGTCGATCTCGACTTGGCCCTCGGAGACGCCGACGTTTTCCTGGACTCGATTCCCGACTACAGCCTGGTAGACGTAACCGAAAACGTTTCACGACTCGACTTCCAGCTGCTTCGAAAATCGTTGACCAAACACTCTTCCGGTTTGTATTTGCTCCCGCGACCCGTGCAATTGCAGGACTTGGATTTGATCAACCCGGACAGTCTACGACGGGTGTTCGGGCTCCTGCGAGCATCCTTCTCGCACGTCGTCATCGACATGTCAAAGGCTTTTTCGCACGTCGACTTGACCGCGCTCGAGATGTCCAACGAAATCGTCTTGATGGTTCAGCTCGATCTACCATGCCTCCGAAATATGGTTCGTCTTCTGATGAGCCTCCAACAAATGGAATCGATTCGGGATAAAATCAAAGTCGTGGTGAATCGGGCTGGGCTCGAAAGTGGGCAGATCAGTTTGAAGAAAGCGAAAGAGACCATCGGTCGCGAGGTCTTCTTTCAAATCCCCAACGACTATCGAACAATGGTCGAAATGCGGAACAACGGGCAACCGCTGATCGAACAAGCTCCCAAGGCTTTGATCACGCAAGCGGTCATGCAATTAACTGAACTCCTGGACAGCGGAGTCATTACCTCCACCGAGGAAGCCACCAAAGGAACCATCGACAAGGGTATCGCGAGCGGCTGGAAGAATTTTTGGCCCGGTCGATCCGCAGCCAAAGCAAAGTAA
- a CDS encoding type II and III secretion system protein family protein, which translates to MGRGLNSLNGILRACAVMGILCVSARLSAGEGDKPIPTGRMTVTKQQESLRMIVSTSQYLTFPQPIVTATINNPTVLNVQATQKNEVLVSALATGVTQIDAKGLDETIYNVQVVVTGDARELQSILDQHFPTATLSVQPIRDAVIISGQVTSDEHVEQVVTIAEEFYQRVINKIEVIGVHTIMLQTQVMEVSRTKLRQLGIDWSMSFGDDFVTTSASGLIAPGATTGALLNAGNETFKFGVVDSGNQFFGLVRSLRQNNLAKVLADPTVVAIDGRPASFNSGGEFPIIVPAGLGQVGIEFREFGTRLDFVAKVRGDGRIWLEVRPTISEIDPGRSVTIAGTSVPGIRSRFVDTAVEMRAGQTLALAGLLQVRTEAESSGLLGLSDLPYLGALFRTNREVQNEVELLILVTPNFAAPMDCHEVPMGGPGFNSDSPVDKELYLKGYIEVPPACGPEICPPTQSQSGTVLYGQASSPTDTSSGVRQASPVQATNASYARPLPPVPRQ; encoded by the coding sequence ATGGGACGCGGACTTAACTCTCTAAACGGAATTCTGCGAGCGTGCGCCGTCATGGGAATCCTCTGCGTCAGCGCAAGGCTGTCGGCGGGGGAAGGGGATAAACCGATTCCAACGGGGAGGATGACGGTGACCAAGCAGCAGGAATCGCTGCGAATGATCGTCTCCACTTCGCAGTATCTCACTTTCCCCCAGCCCATCGTGACTGCCACGATCAACAATCCAACCGTTCTCAATGTCCAAGCGACGCAGAAGAACGAAGTCTTGGTTTCCGCCTTGGCCACCGGCGTGACTCAAATCGATGCCAAGGGATTGGATGAAACGATTTACAACGTTCAAGTCGTCGTGACGGGCGATGCTCGCGAATTGCAGTCAATCTTGGACCAGCACTTTCCCACTGCGACGCTCAGCGTTCAACCCATACGCGACGCCGTTATCATTTCAGGGCAAGTCACTTCGGACGAGCATGTCGAGCAAGTCGTTACCATCGCAGAAGAGTTTTACCAGCGGGTTATTAACAAGATTGAGGTCATCGGCGTTCATACGATCATGCTGCAGACCCAGGTCATGGAAGTTTCGCGAACGAAGCTTCGGCAGTTGGGAATCGACTGGAGCATGAGTTTCGGAGACGACTTTGTCACAACCAGTGCGAGTGGCCTGATCGCCCCCGGTGCAACGACTGGTGCGCTGCTGAATGCTGGAAATGAAACGTTTAAATTCGGTGTGGTGGATAGCGGCAATCAGTTTTTCGGGCTGGTAAGATCGCTCCGTCAAAACAATCTCGCTAAGGTTTTGGCGGATCCGACGGTGGTAGCGATCGACGGCCGACCAGCCAGTTTCAACTCCGGCGGCGAGTTCCCGATCATTGTTCCTGCAGGGTTGGGGCAAGTCGGTATTGAATTTCGTGAGTTTGGAACCCGTCTGGACTTCGTCGCGAAAGTGCGTGGCGATGGTCGGATTTGGTTGGAAGTTCGTCCCACGATCAGCGAAATCGATCCCGGGCGAAGCGTAACGATCGCAGGGACCAGCGTACCTGGCATACGAAGCCGATTCGTGGACACCGCAGTCGAAATGCGAGCGGGGCAGACGCTCGCTTTGGCTGGTCTGCTGCAGGTGCGAACGGAGGCGGAGAGCAGTGGACTTCTCGGGCTATCTGATCTTCCCTATCTCGGCGCTCTCTTCCGAACCAATCGCGAAGTACAGAACGAGGTCGAGCTTTTGATCTTGGTGACACCTAACTTTGCGGCACCGATGGATTGCCACGAAGTCCCCATGGGTGGCCCCGGATTCAACAGCGACAGCCCCGTCGACAAGGAGTTGTACCTGAAAGGCTACATCGAGGTTCCACCCGCTTGCGGACCCGAAATTTGCCCGCCAACACAATCCCAATCCGGAACAGTTCTTTACGGACAGGCCTCTTCGCCGACCGATACCTCCTCGGGAGTTCGCCAGGCGTCGCCTGTTCAAGCGACCAATGCAAGCTACGCTCGGCCTCTGCCACCCGTTCCTCGCCAATAA